In Deferribacteraceae bacterium V6Fe1, one genomic interval encodes:
- a CDS encoding DUF438 domain-containing protein, whose product MSELLRNEKSKSIFELTKSLIKGEINKNLIDECKNVSPADIINGFHRTIEAGFDLNDVKKAVNKVLNLTYKGLMANKQEILYNNNSIFHYLEIKNNHTKEFMSNLKNIVKNIKKDEDLKTVKDSLLEKLHELQEIDKHYKIKENIIFPTFEKSYPEYKCVLIMWSEHDDVRETIKLLTNKLKTDNITVEEFHKLIGKLFFDIYSLIHRESDILYPVLLELINEKKQSEMLKEGIDLGLIDSHDLEISDDINLSINNGVIKLETGTLSLQQLSAIFNNLPVDITFIDDKDEVKYFSNPKDRVFIRTKSAIGRKVQNCHPQKSLHTVENILTAFKNGAKNEADFWINIQGKMIYIKYFAIRDNNGKYIGTLEVTQDITEIKKIEGEKRLLDWS is encoded by the coding sequence ATGTCAGAATTACTGCGTAACGAAAAAAGTAAATCCATATTTGAATTAACAAAGTCTCTTATCAAAGGCGAAATAAACAAAAACCTCATTGACGAATGCAAAAACGTATCACCTGCTGATATTATTAACGGTTTTCATCGTACTATTGAGGCTGGGTTTGACTTAAATGATGTGAAAAAAGCAGTCAATAAGGTCTTAAACCTTACTTACAAAGGTTTAATGGCAAATAAACAGGAAATATTGTATAATAACAACTCTATATTCCACTACCTTGAAATAAAAAATAATCACACCAAAGAATTTATGTCAAATCTTAAAAATATTGTTAAAAATATTAAAAAAGATGAAGATTTGAAAACTGTTAAGGACTCTCTTTTAGAAAAATTACACGAGCTTCAAGAAATAGACAAACATTATAAAATAAAAGAAAATATTATTTTTCCTACCTTTGAAAAAAGTTACCCAGAATACAAATGCGTATTAATCATGTGGTCTGAACATGACGATGTGAGAGAAACAATAAAACTCCTTACAAATAAGTTAAAAACTGACAACATTACGGTGGAGGAGTTTCACAAGCTGATAGGTAAGCTTTTTTTTGATATTTATTCTTTGATACATAGAGAGTCAGACATTTTATATCCGGTACTTCTGGAACTTATAAATGAAAAAAAACAGTCTGAAATGCTCAAGGAAGGTATTGACCTAGGGCTAATCGATAGTCACGACTTGGAAATATCTGATGATATAAATTTAAGTATTAACAATGGGGTCATTAAACTTGAAACAGGAACTTTAAGCCTGCAACAGTTATCAGCGATATTCAACAATTTGCCTGTAGATATAACCTTTATTGACGATAAGGATGAGGTAAAATACTTCTCAAACCCTAAAGATAGAGTTTTTATAAGGACAAAGTCAGCTATAGGTAGAAAAGTACAAAACTGTCACCCTCAAAAAAGTCTTCACACTGTGGAAAACATATTAACCGCATTTAAAAATGGAGCAAAAAATGAAGCTGACTTTTGGATAAATATACAAGGCAAAATGATTTATATAAAGTACTTTGCAATAAGGGATAACAATGGAAAATATATTGGGACACTTGAAGTAACTCAAGACATTACGGAAATTAAAAAAATTGAAGGTGAAAAAAGACTCCTTGATTGGAGCTGA
- the pyrR gene encoding bifunctional pyr operon transcriptional regulator/uracil phosphoribosyltransferase PyrR, which translates to MSGREILNAHEIDSIITRLAFQVIEKCQDIGKMKLIGIKRRGAILADRIAHKINEFKKTSVDVGYLDITLYRDDLSEISDFPKILGTEINFDIKGKSIFLVDDVIFTGRTVRAAMDAITDLGRPKKIVFVALIDRGHRELPIQPDFTGKYVPTSLDEKINVMLKEIDAIDSVTIEKM; encoded by the coding sequence ATGAGCGGACGAGAAATTTTGAATGCACACGAAATCGACAGCATTATAACGAGGTTGGCATTTCAAGTTATAGAAAAATGTCAGGATATCGGCAAAATGAAGTTAATCGGAATAAAGAGACGAGGAGCTATACTAGCCGATAGGATAGCCCATAAGATTAATGAATTCAAAAAAACTTCCGTTGATGTAGGTTATTTGGATATTACTCTATATAGAGATGACTTATCTGAGATATCCGATTTTCCTAAAATACTCGGCACAGAAATAAACTTTGATATAAAAGGTAAAAGTATATTTCTTGTTGATGATGTAATTTTTACCGGAAGAACAGTTAGAGCTGCAATGGATGCAATAACTGACCTTGGCCGTCCCAAAAAAATTGTTTTTGTAGCTCTTATAGACAGAGGCCACAGAGAACTTCCCATCCAGCCTGACTTTACTGGCAAATACGTCCCGACCAGCCTTGATGAAAAAATTAATGTAATGCTTAAAGAAATAGATGCAATCGATTCTGTAACAATAGAAAAAATGTAA
- a CDS encoding aspartate carbamoyltransferase catalytic subunit, which produces MSYTKKDLVGMKDLTKDEILFILDQAEKFKEINKREVKKVPTLKGKTIVNLFFEPSTRTRTSFEIAGKRLSADTINFSSSSSSTTKGETLIDTVKNIESMNSDIFVVRHAYSGSVKFIAENTKAGVVNAGDGTNEHPTQALLDLLTIKEHKKKLEGLNVAIIGDITHSRVARSNIWAMNKLGINVKLFGPKTMLPKETAPFGCYIASNMEEAVEDCDVIMMLRIQKERMSTVLLPSDREYAKFFGLNKSKLKKAKGDCIIMHPGPINRGVELSSELADCKQSVILDQVENGVAVRMAALYIVANNI; this is translated from the coding sequence ATGTCATACACTAAAAAAGATTTGGTTGGAATGAAAGATCTGACTAAAGATGAAATCCTTTTTATCCTTGATCAAGCTGAAAAATTTAAGGAAATTAACAAAAGAGAAGTAAAAAAAGTGCCCACATTAAAAGGGAAGACAATTGTAAATCTTTTTTTTGAACCATCAACCAGAACAAGAACATCTTTTGAAATAGCAGGCAAAAGGCTTTCTGCCGACACTATAAATTTTTCCTCCTCCTCAAGTAGTACAACAAAAGGCGAGACTTTGATTGATACAGTTAAAAACATTGAATCTATGAACTCAGACATATTTGTGGTAAGACATGCCTATTCCGGTTCGGTAAAATTTATCGCGGAAAACACAAAAGCCGGTGTAGTTAATGCCGGTGACGGAACAAATGAGCACCCTACACAAGCCCTTTTGGATTTATTAACCATCAAAGAACACAAGAAAAAATTAGAAGGCTTGAATGTGGCAATTATAGGGGATATCACTCACAGCAGGGTTGCCAGATCTAATATATGGGCAATGAATAAACTTGGTATCAACGTCAAATTGTTTGGGCCCAAGACAATGCTTCCAAAAGAAACTGCGCCCTTTGGATGTTATATAGCATCAAATATGGAAGAAGCAGTTGAAGACTGTGATGTAATAATGATGCTTAGGATACAAAAAGAAAGGATGTCAACGGTATTACTCCCTTCGGACAGAGAATATGCCAAATTTTTTGGTTTGAACAAATCTAAACTAAAAAAAGCAAAAGGTGACTGCATTATCATGCATCCTGGGCCAATTAACAGAGGGGTTGAGCTTAGTAGTGAGCTTGCAGACTGTAAACAGTCAGTAATACTTGACCAAGTTGAAAACGGCGTTGCAGTCAGAATGGCCGCACTATACATCGTAGCTAATAATATATAA
- a CDS encoding dihydroorotase, which yields MSILLKGLKIINHNNIEEGNLLIEKDTIKGITKETPQAKETVDLSGLIAVPGLIDMHVHFRDPGLEYKEDIVSGSQAAVAGGVTTCLPMANTKPVNDNSTITKYMIDKAKECGLIDLCPIGAITKGMKGEELTEMGDMLEAGAVAFSDDGLPVMNSEVMRRALEYIKTFGSFIISHSEDKNLAGKGVIHDGKVATITGLKGIPAEAEEIMIIRDILLAKATKSRIHIAHVSTKGSLKLIKWAKEEGIEVTCEAAPHHFSFDEECLLDYDTNYKMNPPLREKEDLEAIVDGLKSGIIDAIATDHAPHHIDEKFVEFDNAAFGITGLQTLIPLTLKLIKNNKLTWQDFVRLTSYNPAKILNFSDKGELKAGKKADITIIDPDFTYIFDKNINKSKSINSPLFGKELTGIAKLTIKDGKIVHKM from the coding sequence ATGAGTATACTATTAAAAGGATTAAAAATTATAAATCATAACAACATAGAAGAAGGTAATTTATTAATCGAAAAAGATACTATCAAGGGGATAACAAAAGAAACGCCTCAAGCAAAAGAAACTGTTGACTTATCAGGACTTATTGCAGTACCAGGACTTATTGATATGCATGTTCACTTTAGGGACCCGGGGCTTGAATACAAAGAAGATATAGTTTCAGGCAGTCAAGCCGCTGTTGCCGGAGGGGTTACCACATGTTTGCCTATGGCAAATACAAAACCTGTCAATGATAACTCAACCATAACAAAATATATGATCGACAAAGCAAAAGAGTGCGGATTAATTGACCTATGCCCTATCGGAGCAATCACCAAAGGGATGAAAGGTGAAGAATTAACGGAAATGGGCGATATGTTGGAAGCCGGTGCAGTTGCATTTTCTGATGACGGATTACCTGTCATGAATAGTGAAGTTATGAGACGAGCACTTGAATATATAAAAACTTTTGGAAGCTTCATAATAAGCCATTCAGAAGATAAAAATCTTGCAGGCAAAGGTGTAATTCACGACGGCAAAGTAGCTACAATTACCGGACTAAAAGGGATACCTGCTGAGGCTGAAGAGATAATGATTATAAGAGATATTCTACTTGCTAAAGCTACAAAAAGTCGTATTCACATTGCACATGTCAGCACAAAAGGCTCTTTAAAACTAATAAAGTGGGCTAAAGAAGAAGGGATTGAAGTTACCTGTGAGGCAGCACCTCACCATTTTTCCTTTGATGAAGAGTGTCTCCTTGATTACGACACTAATTACAAAATGAATCCGCCGTTGAGAGAAAAAGAGGATTTAGAGGCTATTGTAGATGGTCTTAAAAGTGGAATTATAGATGCCATTGCTACTGACCATGCACCACATCATATAGATGAAAAATTTGTGGAGTTTGATAACGCTGCCTTTGGTATTACAGGATTACAAACACTTATCCCTCTTACTTTAAAGTTGATTAAAAACAACAAACTCACATGGCAAGATTTTGTAAGACTAACATCATACAACCCTGCAAAAATACTAAACTTTTCAGACAAAGGTGAATTAAAGGCAGGCAAAAAAGCTGACATTACAATTATCGACCCTGATTTTACTTATATTTTTGATAAAAATATAAACAAATCAAAATCAATTAATTCTCCGTTATTTGGAAAAGAATTAACAGGCATAGCAAAGCTTACTATAAAGGATGGAAAAATAGTCCATAAAATGTAA
- a CDS encoding citramalate synthase, whose product MSRKIILYDTTLRDGTQAEDVNFTVKDKVRIAEVLVDFGIDYIEGGWPGSNPRDIEFFEEIKKSKVNQKHIAAFGSTRRAKRKCSNDENIQALLKSEAPNVTIFGKTWDLHVTEALKISLENNLEIINDSVAYLKSKVDTVFYDAEHFFDGYKANPEYAIKTLIAAKEAKADCLVLCDTNGGTMPDEIVDIINVVKKELGDYPLGIHCHNDSECAVANSVLAVKSGIVHVQGTINGYGERCGNANLCSVIPNLQLKYGFECVTTEKLKRLWSVSRLINELGNLKHNIHQPYVGRSAFAHKGGVHVSAILKNARTYEHIEPELVGNRQRVLVSDLSGKSNLIYKAKDFGLDIDSNDPQLNVLLEKLKDLENKGFQFEGAEASFELLVRRHMGNLTKFFDLLSFRVIDEKRSALEPPFAEATVMLRVGGEIEHTAALGNGPVNALDQALRKALEKFYPNLKNMNLVDFKVRILTGKDGTKAVTRVLIESKDDTDVWGTVGVAHNIIDASYQALVDSIEYKLFKDAYK is encoded by the coding sequence GTGTCTCGTAAGATAATATTATATGATACAACATTAAGGGATGGCACACAGGCTGAAGACGTAAATTTTACGGTAAAAGATAAAGTCAGAATTGCCGAAGTCCTTGTTGACTTCGGCATCGATTATATCGAGGGTGGTTGGCCTGGCTCTAATCCCAGGGATATAGAATTTTTTGAAGAAATCAAGAAATCAAAAGTTAATCAAAAGCATATTGCCGCTTTTGGGAGCACACGCAGGGCCAAAAGAAAGTGCAGCAATGATGAAAATATTCAGGCACTTTTGAAAAGTGAAGCCCCTAATGTAACCATTTTTGGCAAAACATGGGATTTGCATGTTACTGAAGCTTTAAAAATTTCCCTCGAAAATAATCTTGAAATTATTAATGATTCTGTTGCTTACCTTAAATCAAAGGTAGATACAGTATTTTACGATGCCGAGCATTTCTTTGACGGTTATAAGGCAAATCCAGAATATGCCATTAAAACTTTAATAGCTGCAAAAGAAGCTAAAGCCGACTGTCTTGTTCTTTGTGACACAAATGGCGGGACTATGCCTGATGAGATAGTGGATATTATTAATGTGGTAAAAAAAGAACTTGGTGATTATCCGCTTGGAATTCACTGCCACAATGATAGTGAGTGTGCAGTGGCAAATTCTGTGTTGGCTGTAAAGAGTGGTATTGTTCATGTTCAGGGGACTATAAACGGATATGGAGAGCGTTGTGGTAATGCAAATCTGTGCTCGGTAATACCGAATTTACAGTTAAAATATGGTTTTGAGTGTGTAACAACAGAGAAATTAAAAAGGTTATGGTCAGTTTCAAGGCTTATTAACGAACTTGGCAATTTAAAACATAATATACACCAGCCTTATGTGGGAAGGTCTGCTTTTGCACATAAAGGCGGGGTGCATGTAAGTGCAATATTAAAGAATGCAAGGACTTATGAACATATTGAGCCTGAGCTTGTCGGCAATAGGCAGAGGGTTTTGGTTTCAGATTTATCAGGTAAAAGTAACCTTATTTATAAAGCAAAGGATTTTGGACTTGATATTGACTCTAATGACCCGCAGCTTAATGTATTGCTTGAAAAACTTAAAGATCTTGAAAATAAAGGGTTTCAGTTTGAGGGTGCAGAAGCTTCATTTGAGCTTCTTGTAAGAAGGCATATGGGTAATTTGACAAAATTCTTTGATCTTCTTAGTTTTAGGGTAATTGATGAAAAAAGAAGTGCACTTGAGCCCCCTTTTGCTGAAGCAACTGTTATGTTGAGAGTAGGCGGAGAGATTGAACACACAGCCGCATTGGGAAATGGACCTGTCAATGCACTTGACCAAGCGTTAAGAAAGGCACTTGAGAAGTTTTATCCGAATTTGAAAAATATGAATTTGGTGGACTTCAAAGTTAGAATTTTGACAGGTAAAGACGGAACAAAAGCTGTAACAAGAGTATTGATAGAATCTAAAGACGATACGGATGTATGGGGTACAGTTGGAGTAGCGCATAATATTATTGATGCCAGTTATCAGGCACTTGTGGATTCTATTGAGTATAAATTGTTTAAAGATGCGTATAAGTAA
- a CDS encoding aspartate kinase translates to MSIVVMKFGGTSVGSIERIRNVAEIIAKKKDEGHEVVVTVSAMAGETDRLINLLKSITPKYDLREYDQLVSTGEQASIALVAQTLKTMGYDAISFTGPQIGMITDGAHSAARIVKITAERLKKALAEGKICIVAGFQGIYPATGDITTLGRGGSDTTAVAVAAALDAKVCEIYTDVDGVYTADPRIVKNAKKLDKISYEEMLELASLGAKVLQSRSVEFGMKYNVDIMVLSSLEDKPGTLVTKEDEDMEKVIVSGVTSDKNQAKITIVGVPDRPGIAAEIFGELAKQNINVDMIIQNVGLQDKTDLSFTVQKTDLLRAMDVCNQVCTKIGADRVVSDENIAKVSIVGVGMKSHAGVAAKMFEVLAENNINIQMISTSEIKISCLIDEKFSELAVRVLHDAFVTEGDSVS, encoded by the coding sequence ATGAGCATTGTTGTAATGAAGTTTGGCGGGACAAGTGTTGGAAGTATTGAAAGGATCAGAAATGTAGCTGAAATTATTGCTAAGAAGAAAGATGAAGGGCATGAAGTAGTTGTAACGGTTTCTGCTATGGCCGGAGAAACTGATAGACTTATAAATTTGCTTAAATCTATTACTCCTAAGTATGATTTAAGAGAATATGACCAATTGGTTTCAACTGGTGAGCAAGCAAGTATTGCACTTGTAGCTCAGACTTTAAAAACAATGGGATACGATGCAATATCCTTTACAGGACCGCAAATTGGTATGATTACTGACGGTGCTCACTCTGCAGCAAGGATAGTAAAAATTACCGCTGAAAGGTTAAAGAAAGCTTTAGCTGAAGGTAAAATATGTATAGTAGCCGGTTTCCAAGGGATTTACCCGGCTACAGGTGATATTACAACTCTTGGCAGAGGTGGCTCAGATACCACAGCAGTTGCTGTAGCGGCGGCGCTTGATGCTAAAGTATGTGAAATATATACGGATGTTGATGGTGTTTATACTGCTGACCCTAGAATCGTTAAAAACGCAAAAAAACTTGATAAGATTTCTTATGAAGAGATGCTTGAGCTTGCTTCTTTGGGAGCTAAAGTTTTGCAATCAAGAAGTGTTGAATTTGGTATGAAATATAATGTAGATATAATGGTTTTATCTTCACTTGAAGATAAGCCCGGCACATTGGTGACTAAGGAGGATGAAGATATGGAAAAAGTAATTGTTTCAGGAGTAACATCTGATAAAAATCAAGCAAAGATTACGATTGTAGGCGTACCTGACAGACCGGGGATTGCGGCTGAAATATTTGGCGAACTTGCAAAGCAGAATATAAATGTTGACATGATTATTCAGAATGTTGGTTTGCAAGACAAGACAGACCTGTCATTTACAGTTCAAAAAACCGATCTCTTAAGGGCTATGGATGTTTGTAATCAGGTATGTACTAAAATTGGTGCCGACAGGGTTGTTAGCGATGAAAATATTGCAAAGGTTTCTATTGTCGGTGTTGGTATGAAGAGCCATGCCGGTGTTGCGGCTAAAATGTTTGAGGTTTTAGCTGAAAACAACATCAATATTCAGATGATTTCTACCAGTGAAATTAAAATTTCCTGTTTAATAGATGAAAAATTTTCTGAGCTTGCTGTAAGAGTATTGCATGATGCATTTGTAACGGAGGGAGATAGTGTCTCGTAA
- a CDS encoding cofactor-independent phosphoglycerate mutase: MKYVVLLCDGMSDYKIPEIDNKTVLEFADTSNFDYLAENGRCGLIYTTPKGMYPGSDICNLSIFGYNPKDVYTGRSPIEAASIGVEISKEDFVFRCNIVKLSDDYHLMEDFSAHHIDNSQAKLIIDELNKELKEVGVEFYSGVGYRNIMVVRNKSFDISTTPPHDIMGKTIADYLPKGEEAFFINDLMVRSREIIKRLNIKNANSIWLWGQGKKPEIKRFEDIYGVKGAVVAAVDLIRGIGVYAGLDIVDVPGATGFIDTNFKGKAEYAIKALDDHDYVFIHIEAPDEAGHMGRVEEKVRAVENINNIVLPILIEATKKMDMRILITPDHPTPISLRTHVAEPVPAIIYGKGVKPDKNKYYNENITPSFIFEEGYKVAEYFIKTQNIE, encoded by the coding sequence ATGAAATATGTAGTCTTGCTTTGTGACGGTATGTCTGATTATAAAATACCTGAAATAGATAATAAAACCGTATTGGAATTTGCAGATACATCAAACTTTGACTATTTGGCTGAAAATGGCAGATGCGGCCTTATCTATACTACACCGAAGGGTATGTATCCGGGTAGCGATATATGTAATTTAAGTATTTTTGGCTATAATCCCAAAGATGTTTATACTGGTAGAAGCCCTATAGAGGCTGCAAGTATTGGTGTTGAAATATCTAAAGAAGATTTTGTTTTCAGATGCAATATAGTGAAGTTAAGCGATGATTATCATTTAATGGAAGATTTTAGCGCCCATCATATCGATAATAGCCAAGCCAAACTGATTATAGATGAACTTAACAAAGAGCTAAAAGAAGTGGGTGTAGAATTTTATTCAGGTGTAGGATATAGAAATATAATGGTAGTCAGAAATAAAAGTTTTGATATTTCAACTACTCCTCCACATGACATAATGGGTAAGACAATTGCAGATTATTTACCCAAAGGTGAAGAAGCATTTTTTATTAATGATTTAATGGTAAGAAGCAGAGAAATTATAAAAAGGTTAAATATCAAAAATGCAAACTCTATTTGGCTTTGGGGGCAAGGTAAAAAGCCTGAAATAAAGAGGTTTGAAGATATTTATGGAGTAAAAGGGGCGGTTGTTGCCGCTGTTGACTTGATTAGAGGGATAGGGGTATATGCTGGGCTTGATATTGTTGATGTGCCTGGTGCTACAGGATTTATAGATACCAATTTTAAAGGGAAGGCTGAGTATGCCATAAAGGCATTGGATGATCATGATTATGTTTTTATTCATATTGAAGCACCTGATGAAGCCGGACATATGGGCAGGGTTGAAGAGAAGGTTAGGGCGGTAGAAAATATTAACAATATTGTGTTGCCTATTTTAATTGAAGCAACTAAAAAAATGGATATGAGGATTCTCATTACTCCCGATCACCCCACACCGATTTCTCTGAGGACACATGTTGCTGAACCAGTGCCGGCAATTATATACGGCAAAGGTGTGAAACCCGATAAAAATAAATATTACAATGAGAATATTACACCAAGTTTTATTTTTGAAGAAGGTTATAAAGTGGCTGAATATTTTATAAAAACTCAAAATATAGAGTAG
- a CDS encoding homoserine dehydrogenase, with protein MTAGKINVGIVGLGTVGMGTLTVLKDNRSTIFNKTGIDINVKSVCDLRIDSIENEYVKDVEVKTKNIDDVINDNEIDIVVELIGGYTVAKDVILKSLDKGKHVVTANKALLAVNGKEIFKKSEDKGLYLGFEGSVGGGIPIIRVLKEDLAANNVNEIYGIINGTANYILSKMESEGKEFDEVLADAQKLGYAEADPTFDVEGIDTAHKIAILSSIAFQTLVPFEEIFVEGISNIKQVDIDFAKKLNCKIKLLAIAKKHEDDIEVRVHPTIIPERYILSKVNDVFNAIYLVSDKVDRTIHYGRGAGSLPTGSAVVGDIISIARDITSCSAKRVPTLGFKSEYEPQYPVRDINEITSSFYLRFSALDKPGVLSKIAGVLGKYGISIKSAIQPGDRAPGDVVPLVFMTHETKGRNVNNAVAEIDSLEYVRDKTVVLRVEGSR; from the coding sequence GTGACTGCTGGTAAAATTAACGTCGGTATAGTAGGGCTTGGGACTGTCGGTATGGGGACTTTGACTGTTTTAAAGGATAACAGAAGCACCATTTTCAATAAGACCGGAATAGATATAAATGTAAAGTCCGTTTGCGATTTGAGAATAGATAGTATTGAGAATGAATATGTTAAAGATGTAGAAGTGAAAACGAAAAACATTGATGATGTCATAAATGATAACGAAATTGATATTGTCGTGGAATTAATAGGCGGGTACACGGTAGCAAAAGATGTAATACTGAAATCTCTGGATAAGGGCAAGCATGTCGTGACGGCAAACAAAGCTCTTTTGGCAGTTAACGGCAAGGAGATATTTAAAAAGTCAGAGGATAAGGGATTATATTTAGGGTTTGAGGGGAGTGTCGGTGGCGGCATACCGATCATAAGAGTATTAAAAGAGGATTTGGCAGCTAACAATGTAAATGAGATTTATGGGATTATAAATGGTACGGCTAATTATATTTTATCTAAAATGGAAAGTGAAGGGAAGGAATTTGATGAAGTTTTGGCTGATGCTCAAAAGTTAGGCTATGCGGAGGCAGACCCCACTTTTGACGTTGAAGGGATTGATACGGCACATAAAATCGCTATTTTATCTTCGATTGCCTTTCAAACGTTAGTCCCTTTTGAGGAAATATTTGTAGAAGGGATATCAAATATCAAGCAGGTTGATATAGATTTTGCCAAGAAGCTCAATTGCAAAATCAAGCTTCTTGCTATTGCAAAGAAACATGAAGATGACATAGAGGTAAGGGTTCACCCTACAATTATCCCCGAAAGGTATATTTTGTCTAAGGTAAATGATGTTTTCAATGCTATTTATCTTGTATCTGACAAAGTGGATAGGACGATTCATTACGGCAGAGGGGCTGGCAGTCTTCCGACGGGCAGTGCTGTTGTTGGTGATATTATCTCAATTGCAAGGGATATTACATCTTGCAGTGCCAAGAGAGTCCCGACTCTCGGATTTAAAAGTGAATATGAGCCGCAATATCCTGTAAGGGATATAAATGAAATAACGTCTTCATTTTATTTAAGATTTTCGGCTCTTGATAAGCCCGGAGTATTATCAAAAATTGCAGGTGTATTAGGTAAATATGGGATAAGTATCAAGTCTGCAATTCAGCCCGGAGACAGAGCTCCCGGCGATGTAGTGCCCCTTGTGTTTATGACTCATGAAACAAAGGGTAGAAATGTAAACAATGCTGTTGCAGAAATAGATTCTCTCGAGTATGTTAGGGATAAAACTGTAGTTTTACGTGTAGAAGGGAGCAGATAG
- a CDS encoding EAL domain-containing protein: MNCHNLLTHFQPIFSLKDNKIIGLEALSRGLTANNDIISPYILFKEAAIQNNTLILDRNCRLNALKNYAALTERDNDDILLFLNVDISIMDKYTIDFGWTATQVKMFGLKPSNIVLEIIEDKCENTQKLMEFVENYRNQGFLIAIDDFGTDNSNFNRIVEIKPDIIKISGELIQGISKNFVKKSIVKSIVSLSKKIGTVIVAECVESADDVIKCFEIGIDLFQGFYFAKPQEISNIREVAHIISEKSKETYKDIETKSLLKKNIIDNFNDVITSVVTLIRRYEEHLFDNLLNELKSQLNNVESIYILNNNGIQISSIYCKDCSNILKRNIIFRYGDINSDHSQKDYFLNTSCYLNSRYITEKYISTITNTLVVTVASKFRNIENKEFILCINFDIAEIESKAYNRIIYEQT, translated from the coding sequence ATGAACTGTCACAACCTCTTAACGCACTTCCAACCTATTTTCAGCCTAAAAGATAATAAAATTATTGGACTGGAGGCTCTTTCTCGTGGCTTAACAGCTAATAATGACATCATATCCCCATACATACTTTTTAAAGAAGCTGCAATTCAAAATAATACCCTTATTTTGGACAGAAACTGCAGGTTAAACGCACTTAAAAATTATGCTGCTCTCACAGAGAGAGATAATGACGATATCTTACTTTTTTTAAATGTGGACATTTCGATAATGGATAAATACACCATTGACTTTGGATGGACAGCCACACAAGTCAAAATGTTTGGACTGAAACCTTCAAACATTGTCCTTGAAATCATTGAAGATAAATGTGAAAATACACAAAAATTAATGGAATTTGTGGAAAATTACAGGAATCAAGGTTTCTTGATAGCAATAGACGATTTTGGCACTGACAATTCCAATTTTAACAGGATTGTCGAAATTAAGCCAGATATTATCAAAATATCAGGTGAGCTTATACAAGGTATCAGTAAAAACTTTGTAAAAAAATCCATAGTTAAATCAATTGTTTCACTTTCCAAAAAAATTGGAACTGTAATTGTGGCAGAATGTGTGGAATCTGCCGATGATGTAATAAAGTGCTTTGAAATCGGCATAGACCTTTTCCAAGGATTTTATTTTGCAAAACCTCAAGAAATCAGTAACATAAGAGAAGTTGCCCATATTATTTCTGAAAAATCCAAGGAGACATATAAAGACATAGAAACTAAATCATTATTAAAGAAAAATATAATCGATAACTTTAACGATGTAATAACATCTGTTGTAACTTTGATAAGGCGATATGAAGAGCATCTCTTTGACAATTTACTTAATGAGTTAAAATCACAACTTAATAATGTCGAAAGTATCTATATTCTAAATAATAATGGGATACAGATAAGCTCAATTTATTGCAAAGACTGTTCAAATATTTTAAAAAGAAATATAATTTTCCGCTACGGGGATATTAACTCCGACCACTCTCAAAAAGATTACTTTTTAAATACATCTTGCTATTTAAATTCAAGATACATTACAGAAAAATATATATCTACAATAACTAACACCCTTGTAGTAACTGTTGCATCAAAATTTAGAAACATAGAAAACAAAGAATTTATCCTCTGCATTAACTTTGACATTGCAGAAATCGAAAGTAAAGCGTATAATCGCATTATATATGAACAAACTTAA